One segment of Massilia sp. Se16.2.3 DNA contains the following:
- a CDS encoding amino acid aminotransferase — protein sequence MTSTASASLFSAIDMAPRDPILGITEAFNADTNPAKINLGVGVYYDDNGKVPLLQCVQKAEAKLMEQLSPRTYLPIDGLAAYDKAVQELVFGADSAVIQEKRAITVQAIGGTGALKIGADFLKRFAPDAEVFISDPSWENHRALFESAGFIVNNYTYYDPATHGVDFEGMLASLRKMDAGSIVVLHACCHNPTGADLTQEQWGQVIEAVKQGGLVPFLDMAYQGFGAGIAQDGAVVRRFVDAGGPLLVSNSFSKSFSLYGERVGALSVVAASSEEAGRLLSQLKRVVRTNYSNPPIHGGKVVATVLSTPELRQLWEDELAGMRVRIKEMREALVQKLAEKAPGRDFAFVREQVGMFSYSGLTKEQVGQLREESIYAVDTGRICVAALNSKNIDLVVDAIAKVL from the coding sequence ATGACTTCCACAGCCTCCGCCAGCCTCTTCAGCGCCATCGACATGGCCCCGCGCGACCCGATCCTGGGCATCACCGAAGCATTCAACGCCGATACCAATCCGGCCAAGATCAACCTGGGTGTCGGCGTGTACTACGACGATAATGGCAAGGTGCCTCTGCTGCAGTGCGTGCAGAAGGCGGAAGCGAAATTGATGGAGCAGCTGTCGCCGCGCACCTATCTGCCGATCGACGGCCTGGCTGCGTATGACAAGGCTGTGCAAGAACTCGTATTTGGGGCCGACAGCGCCGTAATTCAAGAGAAGCGTGCGATTACCGTGCAGGCCATCGGCGGCACCGGCGCCCTGAAAATCGGCGCCGATTTCCTCAAGCGTTTCGCGCCGGACGCCGAAGTGTTCATCAGCGACCCGAGCTGGGAAAACCACCGCGCGCTGTTCGAGTCGGCAGGTTTCATCGTCAACAACTATACCTATTACGACCCGGCTACCCACGGTGTGGATTTCGAGGGCATGCTGGCCTCCCTGCGCAAGATGGATGCGGGTTCCATCGTCGTTCTCCACGCCTGCTGCCATAACCCGACCGGCGCCGACCTCACGCAAGAGCAGTGGGGCCAGGTAATCGAGGCGGTCAAGCAGGGCGGCCTGGTTCCCTTCCTCGACATGGCTTACCAGGGCTTCGGCGCCGGCATCGCGCAGGACGGCGCCGTCGTGCGCCGTTTCGTCGACGCGGGCGGGCCGCTGCTGGTATCGAACTCGTTCTCGAAATCGTTTTCGCTGTACGGCGAGCGCGTCGGCGCGCTGTCGGTGGTCGCGGCCAGCAGCGAAGAAGCGGGGCGCCTGCTGTCGCAGCTGAAGCGCGTGGTGCGCACCAATTACTCGAACCCGCCTATCCACGGCGGCAAGGTCGTGGCAACGGTCCTGTCAACGCCGGAACTGCGCCAGCTGTGGGAAGACGAACTGGCCGGCATGCGCGTGCGCATCAAGGAAATGCGCGAGGCGCTGGTGCAGAAGCTGGCAGAGAAAGCCCCTGGCCGCGACTTCGCCTTCGTGCGCGAGCAGGTCGGCATGTTTTCGTATTCGGGCCTGACGAAAGAGCAGGTCGGACAACTCCGCGAGGAGTCGATCTATGCGGTGGACACGGGCCGCATCTGCGTGGCCGCGCTGAATTCGAAAAACATCGATCTCGTCGTTGACGCCATCGCCAAAGTCCTCTAA
- a CDS encoding amidase family protein yields the protein MPFTQLANLTGTPAMSVPLHWTADGLPLGVQFVGRFGSEDTLLQLAHQLEGAAPWFDRLSPLAREGVEAASGLMPA from the coding sequence GTGCCCTTCACCCAGCTGGCGAACCTGACCGGCACGCCGGCGATGTCGGTGCCGCTGCATTGGACGGCCGACGGGCTGCCGCTGGGCGTGCAGTTCGTCGGGCGTTTCGGCAGCGAAGACACCCTCTTGCAGCTGGCGCACCAGCTGGAAGGCGCGGCGCCATGGTTCGACAGGCTGTCGCCGCTGGCGAGGGAAGGCGTGGAGGCTGCAAGCGGGTTGATGCCGGCTTGA